The nucleotide window AGGAAAGTGGCGGAACCTTACAGAGTCCGACGAGAAGCATCTTGCGATAGCGCCGAGATTCAGTCAGGACTATGGCGTTATTCTTGGTCACCGCTGCCGAGGGTGATGATAGTGTGGTGCAGTGCCTGTCTGGGACGGGGCGCACCCGGTATTCGATGACAGATGGTCGGCGGACGGTTTTTGCGAGCTTTCGATGGGACGTGGTCGTGATTTCAGGGGGCCGCAGAAGCGCGGCTTCGATGAGGGTGGTGCCGAGCCTCGTTGGCCGGATCAGGCACCCCCGAGCGGTGGCTTTGGCGGTGGATATGGCGGTGGCGGCGGCGGTTTCGATCGCGGTCCGGCCCGTGCAGCAGCCGCTCCCTCTGGACCGGAGCGCGACGCGACGGTCAAGTGGTTCAACAAGGAGAAGGGCTTCGGCTTCGTCGAACTGGCTGACGGTTCGGGCGACGCGTTCCTTCACATCCGCGCTGTCGAGGCCGCTGGCCATGCGGACCTCCTTCCCGGCACGCGCCTGACAGTCCACACCGCCCAGGGCCAGAAGGGTCCGCAGGTCACCGACGTGACCAGCGTCGACACCTCGACGGCCGAGGCCGAGCCCCCGCGTCGCGCTCCCGCGCCCCGCGCCGGTGGTTTCGGTGGCGGCGACCGCTTCAGCGGTGGTGGTGCCGGCGGATACGGCGGCGGCGGCGATCGCTTCGGCGGTGGTGGTGCCGGCGGCGGCGGTGGTCGTTTCGCCAGCGGCCCGTCGGTCGAGATGACCGGCACCGTGAAGTGGTACGATCCGGCCAAGGGCTTCGGCTTCGTGTCCGTCAATGACGGCGGCAAGGACGTGTTCGTGCATCGCTCGGCCCTGTCGCGCGCCGGTCTCGAATCCCTCGCCGAAGGCCAGCAGGTCACGCTCAGCGTGATCGATGGTCAGAAGGGCCGCGAGGCCCAGAGCATCAACGCCGATTACTGATCGGCTCATCAGCATCGTCGGAATGGCCGCTTTATCGCAGCCTTTCCGACGATCGCGATAAAAGACGGCGGCCTTCGGGTCGCCGTTTTTCGTCGTGATCGTCGTTGCAGGACCCGGAAGCCGGATTCCGCAACGAACCAATGCAAGACAGTTATTTCAGGCGTCGGGAGCTGTGATGCGTGCCGTCTTCGTGACGATCAGCCTGTGCCTGCCATTGGCTTTCGCCAGCATGGCGAAGGCTGAGGATTTCACCGGTTTCTATGCCGGCGTGAATGCCGGCTACGCTTTCGGGCGCGACAAGAGCACCCGAACTCCGGACTTGTCATCGCTGTCATCGAAGACGGAAGCGGATGACAGAGCTCTTCCGCCCAGTGCCCTGCAGGCTTCGGAGACGATGAAGGGCGCGAGACCGCGGGCGGCTACGTCCCTGCCGGTGCGCTGACGGACGGGCGCGCCGCAGAGAGCACGATCCGGGCAGCTTTCCGGCTCGGTTCGTCATCGCCCGCAAGCCGCATCGAACCATCGATTCGCTGGAGCGAGCGGAGTTGTGCGTCGCGAGCGTCGCCGCCCTTGAGAAGCGGAAGCAGGGCCTCGCCCAAACGCCCCGGCGTGCACTCGGCCTGGATGAATTCCGGCATGGCGTTCTCGCCGAGGATCAGGTTCGGCAACACGATGGTCGGGACCTGAATGAGCCGACGTGCCACGGCCTCCTCCAGACGCGATACCTTGTAGGCCACGACCATCGGCACGCCAGCGAGCGCGAGTTCGAGGGTCACCGTACCCGAGGCTGCCAAGGCCGCACGGGACCTTCGGAAGGCGGCATATTTCGCGGCCTCTCCGTGCACGATCCTCACAGGGTGCGACCAGGCCAGCGCCAGCCTCTCGATCATGGCGCGATGACGGGTCACCGCCGGCAGAACGGCATCGATCGGCCCATGGCGTTGGACGAGAAGATCGAGCGTGGCCCCGAAGACCGGCATCAACCGCTCGATTTCCGAGCGACGCGAGCCCGGCAGGATCACGAGCGTCGGCGGCCTCGCCTCGCGCGCAGCCGCCTCGCTCGCATCCGGGCGCAGCTCGGACAGCCGTTCGATCAGCGGATGCCCGACATAGGTGCAGTCCGGACCGCCGAGCCTGCGATGCGCATCGGGCTCGAACGGCAGCAGTGCCAGGACATGGTCGATGAACGGACGCATCTTGGCCGCGCGCCAGGGCCTCCAGGCCCAGACGCTGGGCGACACGTAATCGACGATGGGCAGGCTCGGCAGCCGCTTGCGCACGCGTGACGCCACCGCATGGGTAAATCCGGGGCTATCGATGATGACGAGCACGTCGGGCCGCGACTCGACGATGTCGCGCACCGTCTGGCGAATGCGACGCAGGAGGGTCCGCAGGCGGGCTGCGACGGGCAGATACCCCATCACGGCGACATCATCGAGGGGAAACAGCGAGACGAATCCCTCCGCCGTCATGGCCTCGCCGCCGACCCCGCCGAACGCCACCTGCCCGTCGGAGATATCCGAGAGTGCCCGCATCAGCTTGGCACCGAGCTGGTCGCCCGAATCCTCACCGGCGACGAGCCAGATCCGTCTGGACGCGTTGTTCGTCATACCTCGATCCGCAAACCGATGAGAAACAGGCCCGCCCGGTCGGCCGCTGCCACCGTGGCATCCCTGTCGATGATGAGGGTGTAGCCGGCCTGGATGGCGATCCCGGCGCAGCCAGCGGCGGCGGCGGCCTTCACCGTGCGCGGACCGATGGCCGGCAGGTCGACACGCAGATCCTGGCCGGTCTTGGCGAGCTTCACCAAGACGGTGCCCGGCTGCGCCGCTCCCATTCCGAACGGCCTGCGACCAAGGGCACGCGCGCGGGCGAGCATGCGGTCGGTGCCTTCGGGCCCCTCGACCGCGAGCGCGCGCTGCGCAGCGACGACGATGGCCTGACCGACATCGTAGGTCGCAAGCGCCGCGAGGATGCCGCAGCCCGTGGCGATGGATGCCTGCGCGGCGAGATCCGGAGCGAGCCGTCCGAGCTGTCCTTCGGGACTCAGCAGGTCCGGCGCAACATCGTGGATGCCGACGACGCGGTGGCCGTTATCCTCGAGCAGGACCAGGGCACCGCGCAACAGCCGGTCGTCCCCTCCCGCCGATATCGCCTTCAGCGCGTCGCGATTCCGCAAGGCCGCGGCGGCATTGAGGATCGCGGCGGGGCTGGGACGCGAGACACCCCCAACCGGTATCACGCAGGCGGGCCCCCAGGCTTCGAGGATCCTCAAGGCACCGGAGATATCGAGAAGATCGACCGTGGCATCGGCGCGCTCACGCATCGGCCGTTCGGCAAAGCCACGGATGGCGAGCACCCGGAACGAGCGCCCCGACCTTTCGAGGGATTCGGCGACCAGTTCCGGAAGCCGGCCGGCGCCGGCCACCAGAACGAGACGCTCCACCGCGCGTGCGTCGGTGAGGGGCGCCGGATGGGACGATGCGGTCAAGCCGAGCCCGGATTCTCGCGCGGGGTGCAGATCGAGCGCTTACCGCCTTCGCGGATGAAGGCGATGATCTCGGCGACGGCGCGATGCGATTCGAACTCCGCGGCCACGTCCTCCACCCTCTCCATCAAGGTGCCCTCGGGGGCAAAGAGCAGGCGATAAGCCCGTCGCAGGGCATGGATGTCCTCGCGGGCGAAGCCCCGGCGCTGCAGGCCGATGATGTTGAGGCCCGAGAGATAGGCACGGTTGCCAAGGGCCATACCGTAGGGAATGCAGTCGTTTTCCAAGCCGGATAGACCGCCGACGAAGGCGTGGGCTCCGACGCGGGCGAACTGGATCACCGCCGCGCCGCCACCGAGGATCGCGTAATCTCCGACGCTGCAATGGCCGGCCAGCATGACGTTGTTCGAGAAGACGACTCCATCGCCCACCCGGCAATCATGCCCCACATGGGAATTGGCGAGGAAGGTGCACTTGTCGCCGACGACCGTCTCGAGACCGCCGCCGGCGGTGCCCGGATTCATCGTGACGCCTTCGCGGATCAGGCACTCGGCACCGATGGTCAGCGTGGAGGCCTCGCCGCGAAACTTCAGGTCCTGCGGCGGATGGCCGATGGATGCGAACGGATAGAGCTTGGTGCGGGGGCCGATTCCGGTGCGGCCGGCGACGACCACATGGCTGATGAGTTCGCAGCCCTCGCCGAGCACGACTTCCGGTCCGACATGACAGAAGGGACCGATCCGCACACCTTCGCCGATCGTGGCACCATCCTCGATGACGGAACTCGGATGGATGTCGGTCACGTCGCTCACTCCGTCACCAGCATGGCGCCGATCTCGGCCTCGGCGACGAGGGTGTCGCCGACGCGCGCCTCGCCCCGGAACCACCACATCGTCCGGCGCTGGTTCATCTTCGTCATATGATAGCGCACCGTATCGCCGGGCACGACGGGTTTGCGGAACTTGCATTTGTCGATGGTCATGAAGAAGACCTGCTTGGCCCGCACCTCATCGGTCCTGATGTGCTGGCAGCAGATCGCGCCGGCCGTCTGGGCCATGCCCTCGATCAGCAGGACACCGGGGAAGACCGGCAGGCCGGGGAAATGCCCGGTAAACTGCGGCTCGTTGAACGAGACGTTCTTGATCCCGATGCAGGAGCGGTCCCCGTCGATCTCGATGATGCGATCGATCATCAGGAACGGATAGCGATGGGGCAGAAGTTCCAGGATCTTCTGGATGTCGGCCGAGCCCAGATCTTTCGGCATGTCACTCATCGATCGAACAACCCCATCGCGCGCCGGCGCCCCTGACGCCCCGCCTCATCCCTCAAAAAGTGGAGCGTTGTCTTCGACATAAACGCCACACGATGCAAGCCTCGGAGGGCTATGCCGGCGACAATCCAGGGCCGGGCACCGTTATCGCTCAGTCCTTGTCGGGCTCGCTCGTGTCGCGTCCCGACTTTTCCGCGAGACGCGCGAGGGCGGTGAGTTCGCGGAACCAGGTGCGCACGGGCTTGGCCGGCGTGCCGCCCCACCGGCTTCCCGGCGGGACATCGCGGTTGACGTTCGATGAGCCGGCGATCTGCGAGCCCATGCCGATCCGCAAATGCCCGACCACGCCAACCTGGCCACCGAGAACGACGTAGTCTTCCAGGGTGGTCGACCCGGAAATGCCGACGCCGGAGACGATGACGCAGTGGCGGCCGATGACGACGTTGTGGGCGATCTGAACGAGGTTATCGATCTTGGTGCCCTCGCCGACGATGGTATCGCGACCCGCGCCGCGATCGATCGTGGTGTTGGCACCGATCTCGACATCGTCCTGGACGATGACCCGGCCGGTCTGAGGCACCTTGAGATGGCCGCCCAGCCCCATGGCGAAGCCGAAACCGTCCTGGCCGAGACGCGCACCCGGATGAAGGATGACGCGGTTGCCGACGAGGGCATAGGCCAGCGTCGTCCCGGCGCCGATGGAGCAGTCACGACCGATCCGGACATCGGGGCCGACAACCGCATTCGCGCCGATGATCGTACCCGAGCCGATCTCGGCTCCGGGGCCGATGACGGCACCGGGATCGACGACCACGCCGTCTTCGAGGCGAGCCTTGGGATGGACGTGGGCTCCCGGTGATACGCCCTCGGTCCCGAATTGCGAGAGCGGCCGCATGGCTTCCGGATGGAAGCGGGCCAGGAGGCCGGCATAGATCCGATACGGATCGCGGGTGACCAGCGCGATGGTGGTCGTGGGGACCTTGGCCGCGAAGCGCGGCGAGACGAGGCAGACCAAAGCCTTGGTCTGAGCCAGGATCTCGCCGTAGCGGGCATTGTCCATATAGGCGAGATCGCGGGGCCCGGCGGTCTCCAACGGAGAGGCGCCGGCGACCGTCAGCAGCGGATCTGCGCCCTCGGGAAGCGAAATGCCAGCAACCCCGGCGATGTCGCCGAGGCTGATGGCCGTGCTGGGTGCGAAGAAGACGGGATCAGACATGATGCGACAACGCACGGGCTCCGAGAAAGGAAGCCCGTGCGTCTTATGTCAGAACCGCGAGCCGCCGGAGAAGCGGAAGGCCTGAAGCTGATCCTTGCCGACGCGGCCGAGGAAGTTGCCGGTCGAGTCGTAGATCTTCTGTCCCTCGTCCTTGGTCAGGGCGTAGGCGTAATCGAAGCGGATCGGGCCAAGCGGCGAGTTCCACAAGATCGACGCACCGATCGAGGAGCGGATCGTCATCTTGTCGCGGACGTTCAGGCATTCCGGCTCGACCGTGATCGCTCCGGCTCCGAGCGCGGTGTAGGCGCAAGCCCCACCAGGCGCGATACCGTTGATGGCCGCATCGCCGTTCACGTCGAACTGGGTCCGGCTGTTATAGCCGAACAACGTACCGGCATCGGCGAAGACAGCGCCCTTCAGGCCGAGATCCCGCGGAATACCGTAGATCGGGAACTGAACTTCGAGGGTGCCGCCGAAGTAGGTGGTACCGCCAACGGCGTTCGAGCGAGCATCGGCGCTGCCGACGTCACGCGGACCGATACCGTTTGGCGCGAAGCCGCGGACGAGCGACGGACCGAGGAAGTACTGGTCGGTAATGCGCAGCTTTTCGTCGGTCAGGGCCGAGATATGGCCGCCCTGCAAGCGGGCGAAGCCGACCACGTCCTCGTAGAACTCCTTGTAGTAGCGCATGTCGCCGGCCACGCGGAAGAACTTCGAATCGCCGCCGAGACCCGCGATTTCAGGCTTCAGCTCGGCATAGAGGCCGTTCCGCGGCTGGGCGAGATTGTCCAGCGTCGAATAGGCCAGAGTCACGCCAGCGAGTGACGTCAACGTGTTGCCAGTCGAACCCTTGAGCGCGATGGAGGCTTCACCATCGAGAGCACAGTTCGGATATGTCGGCAGACCGCCGGTGTTGCGACCGGAGACGGGATCGATCGTTCCAGCCGGATTGAGGACCGTATAACCGGGGATCGGGTTCGAGCAGTCGTTATACGGCCGCTTGACGCTGTTCGGGATCGTCAGCTCGGTATTGTACAGCGAGTAGCGCAGGGTGACGCCGAACTCTTCCGTGATCGGCAGGCCGACGCGGAGCTGACCGCCATAGACGGTGGTCTCGTAGCGCGAGTAGCGCGTCAGATCGCTGTACTTGTAGAATGCGTCGAAGCCGGCGGCGAGACGGTAGCCGAGGAAGTACGGCTCGGTGAACGAGAAGTCGACACCGCGCGAATACTGGCCACCCGTACCGGCGAGGCGGACATACTGGCCACGGCCGAGGAAGTTCGACTCGGAGACCGAGACTTCGCCGATGATGCCGTCCTGGGTGGAGTAGCCGCCTGCCACCGAGAACGAACCCGTGGGCTGATCCTCGACGTCGATGTTGATGACCACGCGGTCGGCCGAGGAGCCCGGCTCGTTGGAGAAGCGGACCTTCTTGAAGAAGCCGAGGCCGTTGAGGCGACGCTCCGCACGATCGGTCAGGACGCGGTTATAGGCGTCGCCCTCGGTGATATCGAGCTCGCGGCGGATGACGTAATCGCGGGTGCGTGTGTTGCCGCGAATGTTGATGCGCTCGACATAGACGCGGGGACCGTCCTCGACGACGAAGCCGAGAGCCACGGTGTGCGTGGCGCGGTCGCGCTGGCCGGTCGGACGGACCTGGGCGAAGGGGAAGCCCTGGCGAGCGACCTGATTGGTCACGCCGGCAAGCGTCTTCTCGACATCCTCGGCATTGTAGACGTCACCGATGGCGGAGCGGACCTCGCCGTCGAGGATCTGCTTGTCGACACCCGGGAGGCGCGAATCGATGGCGACCGCACCGACCGTGTATTGCTGGCCTTCATCCACCGACACGGTGATGACCCAGCCGGCATCGCCCTCGCCTTCGACGTAGCGCGCATCGGCATTCACGACCCGGAAATCGGCATAGCCGTTCTTCAGGTAGTAACGGCGCACGAGGTCGAGATCGTTGGTGATACGATCGGGATCGTAGACGTCGGAGGTCTTGATGAAGGAGAGGAAGTTCATCTCCGACGAGCTCATCAGCTCGCGCAGCTTGCTCTCGGAATAGGCGCTATTGCCGACGAAGTTGATCGCCTTGATGCCGGTCTTGTCACCTTCCTCGATCACGTAGATCAGGTCGATGCGGCCGTTGGGCAGATCGACGGTGCGGAAGCTGACCTTGGCGGTACCACGGCCGGCGCGGCGGTAGATCTCGCGAATGCGCTGAAGATCGGCCTGGACCACACCCTCGCTGTAGCCGCCGCGGCCCTTGGCCTCGACCTCGGCTTCGAGCGTCGCCTTCTCGACCTTCTTGTTTCCCTCGAACACCACCCGGTTGATGATGTTATTCTCGCGGACCGTCACCAGCGTCCCGGCGCCACTGCGCGAGACCTTCACGTCGGAGAACATGCCGCTCGCCAACAGATTGCGGCGGGCCTCTTCGGGAGATCCGGAGGCCGTACCGGTCACGTAGGACCGGATGGTGTCGGCATCGACGCGCTTGTTACCCTGGACGACGATCTGCTGCGCCTGAGCCGTGCCGCCCAGAACCAGCCCTGCGGCCGCGGCAGCGACTAGGACGATGGTCTGTTCGGCCGACTTACGCCGGCGCTTCCCCGTCATCGACATCATGTAATCGCCCGTCTCTATTTATTAACAGTCCGGGTTCGCACCCGCAGACAGGCGGTCGTTGTCCGACCGTCCCGTCACCTGGTCCCAGCTCAGCTTCTACCCAGTTTCCGAAGCGAAGCAAACGCTCGGGGCCGGGCTCTGAGGGGGATTTTGGGGAGACGTGGCCTTCCGGTCACTTAACGGTTCCCGTTCATCGCTCGATAAGGTGAATCAATCGTCAATTCGCAGCAAAAAGCCCGCCCAGGATACCGGGCGGGCTTCTCGATTATCAAAGTAATTCAACCGCTTAGCAAACAGTCCACACCCTTCTGGAGGGAACGTGCCGAGCCTCCGCCACGGATGGAGCCCTGGGTCAGGAGCCGCGTCCCGACCATGAGGCGCCGAGGTTCAGGATGTCGTTCCAAGCCGCGAACAGCATCAGGAACAGGACCAGGGCAAGCCCGATCCGGAAGCCGATCTCCTGGGTCTTCTCGCTCAGCGGCCGGCCACGGACGGCCTCGAACGCGTAGAACAGCAGGTGCCCGCCATCGAGGAGCGGCACCGGGAACAGGTTGAGCAGACCGATCGACACCGACAGCAGCGCCACGAGGCCGATGAGCCCACCGACGCCACCGACCTTGGCGACCTCGCCGGAGACGCGGGCGATGCCGATCGGCCCCGAAAGCTGATCGGCGGATTCACGGCCCGTCACCAGTTTGCCGAGGTAGTTCATGGTCCGGTCGACGACGAAATAGGTCTCCGACACGCCGAGACGAAGGGACTCGAGGAGGCCGTAATGTCTGACCTGCGCGTCGGCGCCGTTCGGTCCCTTGATGCCGAGGCGACCGAGGCGGTGCTTGCCGAACGGCGTGCGCTCCTCCACCGCGTCAGGCACGGCGTTCAACGTCTTGACCTCGCCGCCACGTTCGACGGTGACGGCGAGGCTGGCGCCGGCGCTCCCGGAAACAGTGCGTTGCATGTCGAGGAAGTTCGTGACCTGCGTCCCATCGATGGACGTGACCAGGTCACCGGCCTGGAAACCGGCACGCTCGGCGGCGCTGCCCGGCATCACGCCATCGATACGCGGGGGAAGCTCGTAGCGGCCGACGAAGTAGATCGCCCCGGCGAACAGGACGATGGCGAGAAGGAAGTTGGCGATGGGCCCGGCGGCCACGATGGCGGCGCGCTTACCCAGGCTCTGGGCCGGGAAACTCGTCGCGCGCTCCTGCGGCGTCATCCGCGCGAGGGCAGCCGGATCGGCGACGCTGGCGCCGTTGGCGTCACCGTGGAACTTGACGTAGCCGCCGAGCGGGATCGCCGACACTTTCCAGCGTGTGCCGTGGCGGTCGTTGAAGCCGAAGAGCTCGGGTCCGAAGCCGAGTGAGAAGGCGTGGACCCCGACTCCGCACCAGCGGCCGACGAGGAAGTGTCCCATCTCGTGGACGAAGACCACGATGCTGAGCACGATGACGAAGGGGATCACCGACCCGAAGAAGTCGGAGGCCGTTCCCCCCATCGAATTCAGAAAGTCCATTCCGTCGATCCTTCAGGGCCTCGCGAGGGGCCAGCATGCGTCCATAGCAGATCGGATCGCGGTCGAGCGAACGCAAACCGGACAAGGCCGGCGAGATCGTCGCACGGCGCCACGCCGTCCCCCGTTTCCTCAACGGAAGGTTAAGAGCACGGACGACACGGGATTCTCCCTGTCCCTCTTGTTAGTGTCCGCCGCCGGCCGCCGAGGCCGTGCGCGGGCGGCGGATCAAAGGCGTGGCGCAGGCCATGGCGAGGAAAAGAAAGGTGAGGACCAGGAAGACGTCGGTGAAGCTCATCACCAGTCCCTGCATCCTCACGGTGTTCATCATCGCCTTCAGGGCCATGGAATTGCCGTCGAGCCCGAGGGCATCGAATTGGCGGCGGGTCATGTCGAGCCGCTCCAGCACGGCATTGTTGGTCCAGGTGAAGCGCTCGTGCAGACGCGCTAGGTGCAGATCCCAGCGGTCGTTGAGCACGGTGTTGATGAGGGCGAGCCCCACCGCGCCGCCGAGGTTGCGGGTGAGGTTGTAGAGGCCGGAGGCGTTCTTCATCCGCGCCGGCGGCAGCGTGCCCAGCGCGATGTTGTTGATCGGGATCATGCACAGCATCAGCGAGCAGCCGCGCAGGACCTGCGGCAGCAGGAGCTCCCAGAAATCCCAATCCTTGGTCAGGCCGGTGACGATCCAGGTGCCGGCGGCGAAACCGGTGAAGCCGATCCCCATGAGGATGCGCGGATCGACCTTGCCCGAGAACCGGCCCGCGATGGGGGCGGTGGCGAACATGCACAGGCCCGACACGAACATCGTCTCGCCGATCTGCAGGGCCGAGTAGCCGCGCACCCGGCCGAGATAGACCGGGTAGAGGTAGGTGAGGCCGTAGAGGCCGATGCCGAGGACGAAACTGAAGATGCAGCCCGCCGCGAAGTTGCGGTCGGAGAAGGCGCGCAGATCGACGATGGGCTCCCGCGCGGTGAGCGCGCGCCAGAAAAAGGCGATGCCGCCGGCGACGCAGATCACGGCGCAGGCGAGGACCGCCTCGTCCTGGAGCCAGTCGTGATTCGGGCCCTCCTCCAGAACGTATTCGAGGCAGCCGAGGAAGGCGGCCATGAAGGCGAGGCCGAACCAGTCGAAATGCTTGAACAGGTCGAGGTTCGGCTCGTCGAAATCGACCAGCAGATAGGTCGAGACCGTGACGACGATGCCGGGCACGACGTTGATCAGGAACAGCCAGTGCCAATCGAAGGCGTCCGTGAGGTAGCCGCCCACCGTCGGACCGATGGTCGGGGCGAGCGTCGCCACGAGACCGATCATCGGCGACACGATGGGCCGTTTGGAGGGCGGGAAGATCGTGAAGGCCGAGGCGAAGACGGTCGGGATCATGCCGCCGCCGATGAAGCCCTGCAGCGCCCTCCACACGATCATCTCGTTGATCGAGGTCGAGGTGGCGCACATCAGGCTCATCAGGGTGAAGCCGCCCGCCGAGACGACGAACATCCACCGAGTCGAGATCACCCGCGAGAGGAAGCCCGAGAGCGGGATCGCGATGACCTCGGCGATGAGGTAGCTGGTCTGGACCCAGGGAATCTCATCGCCCGAGGCGGAGAGACCGGCCTGGATCTCGGCGAGCGATGCCGAGACGATCTGGATGTCCAGGATCGCCATGAACATCCCGAACACCATGCACACGAACGCCACCATGCGGCGGCGATCGAGGGGCGGCTCGACGGCCGGCAAGGTGGCGAGAGCGGCGGCCATGATCGGCGCCTAGTGCCGGGAGGCCGTGCGGAGCGGCTCGCCCCCGTCGCGGGTATCGACCCGCACGGTGACGGACAGGCCGGGACGGAGGAGGCCCTCATGGGCCACGTCCGCCGGGACGCGGACGCGCACGGGCAAGCGCTGGACGATCTTGGTGAAGTTGCCGGTGGCGTTGTCGGGCGGAAGCAGGCTGAAGACGGAGCCCGAGGCCGGTGACAGCGATTCGACCTCGCCGACGATGTCGCGGCCGGGATAGGCGTCCACGGCGATGTGGACATGCTGGCCGGGATGCATCCGCTCGACCTGCGTCTCCTTGAAGTTCGCGTCGATCCGCACGCTCTCCAGCGGCACCAGCGCGGCGATGCGCGAGCCCGGCGAGACGTAGGCGCCCGCTTCCACCGCCTTGTTGCCGACGACGCCGTCGAAGGGCGCCTGGATCACGGTGAAGGCAAGATCGCGGGCGGCCCTGTCCTCGGCGGTCTTCAACTCGGCCGCCAGACCTTCCGCCTCCTTGGCCTGCGCGCGCAGGACGTCGACATTGGCCTTCATCATGGCGAGGCCCGCCTCGGCGCCCTTCACCGTGGCCTCGGTGCGGTTACGGTCGGCCAAGGCCTGCTCGATCCGCGATTTCGCGACGAAATCGACCTTCTCCAACTGCTGCTGCCGGGCGTAATCGGCGGCGGCGCGGATCGAATCGGCCTTGGCCGCATCGATCTGTGCCGAGCTCTGGAGCAGCTGGGCCTGTGCCGCCTCGATCTGCCGGCCGATCCGGGCGATGGTCGCCTGCTGGGTCCCGAGCTTGTCGTGCGCCGCCTGGCTCGCGAGGCGGTAATCGCCGTCGTCGAGGCGGGCGATGACGTCGCCCTTGTGCACCGCCTGCCCGTTCATCACCGGCACCGAGGCGAGATAGCCCGGCACCTTGGCGGCCAGGATCGAGATATCGGCCTGGACATAGGCGTCGTCGGTGGAGACGAAGAAGCGGCCGACCGTCCACCACTCGTAGCCCTTGTAGCCACCAGCGGCGAGGCCGAGGGTCAGGACGGTCAAGAGCACGGCCTTGCGCAGCGGGCGCCGCTTCGGTGCCGGCGTGACGGTTTCGGCAACCGGCGAAACCGGCGGTCCGGCCACGACGGGGATTGCCGGCGACGCGGCCGCGGGAGCGATATCGTCCGAATGTCCGGCACCAGAAGAAGCGTCGCGGTGTCCGTCTTCGTCGCGAAGAGACATAGGTTGGTCCCGGCAGAGAAGGAATGACCGAACCGTTCGGTCAATTGCCGCGCCGGATTGACCGGCA belongs to Methylobacterium sp. 77 and includes:
- the lpxB gene encoding lipid-A-disaccharide synthase, with the protein product MTNNASRRIWLVAGEDSGDQLGAKLMRALSDISDGQVAFGGVGGEAMTAEGFVSLFPLDDVAVMGYLPVAARLRTLLRRIRQTVRDIVESRPDVLVIIDSPGFTHAVASRVRKRLPSLPIVDYVSPSVWAWRPWRAAKMRPFIDHVLALLPFEPDAHRRLGGPDCTYVGHPLIERLSELRPDASEAAAREARPPTLVILPGSRRSEIERLMPVFGATLDLLVQRHGPIDAVLPAVTRHRAMIERLALAWSHPVRIVHGEAAKYAAFRRSRAALAASGTVTLELALAGVPMVVAYKVSRLEEAVARRLIQVPTIVLPNLILGENAMPEFIQAECTPGRLGEALLPLLKGGDARDAQLRSLQRIDGSMRLAGDDEPSRKAARIVLSAARPSVSAPAGT
- the fabZ gene encoding 3-hydroxyacyl-ACP dehydratase FabZ translates to MSDMPKDLGSADIQKILELLPHRYPFLMIDRIIEIDGDRSCIGIKNVSFNEPQFTGHFPGLPVFPGVLLIEGMAQTAGAICCQHIRTDEVRAKQVFFMTIDKCKFRKPVVPGDTVRYHMTKMNQRRTMWWFRGEARVGDTLVAEAEIGAMLVTE
- the lpxA gene encoding acyl-ACP--UDP-N-acetylglucosamine O-acyltransferase; the protein is MTDIHPSSVIEDGATIGEGVRIGPFCHVGPEVVLGEGCELISHVVVAGRTGIGPRTKLYPFASIGHPPQDLKFRGEASTLTIGAECLIREGVTMNPGTAGGGLETVVGDKCTFLANSHVGHDCRVGDGVVFSNNVMLAGHCSVGDYAILGGGAAVIQFARVGAHAFVGGLSGLENDCIPYGMALGNRAYLSGLNIIGLQRRGFAREDIHALRRAYRLLFAPEGTLMERVEDVAAEFESHRAVAEIIAFIREGGKRSICTPRENPGSA
- the lpxD gene encoding UDP-3-O-(3-hydroxymyristoyl)glucosamine N-acyltransferase, encoding MSDPVFFAPSTAISLGDIAGVAGISLPEGADPLLTVAGASPLETAGPRDLAYMDNARYGEILAQTKALVCLVSPRFAAKVPTTTIALVTRDPYRIYAGLLARFHPEAMRPLSQFGTEGVSPGAHVHPKARLEDGVVVDPGAVIGPGAEIGSGTIIGANAVVGPDVRIGRDCSIGAGTTLAYALVGNRVILHPGARLGQDGFGFAMGLGGHLKVPQTGRVIVQDDVEIGANTTIDRGAGRDTIVGEGTKIDNLVQIAHNVVIGRHCVIVSGVGISGSTTLEDYVVLGGQVGVVGHLRIGMGSQIAGSSNVNRDVPPGSRWGGTPAKPVRTWFRELTALARLAEKSGRDTSEPDKD
- the lpxI gene encoding UDP-2,3-diacylglucosamine diphosphatase LpxI (LpxI, functionally equivalent to LpxH, replaces it in LPS biosynthesis in a minority of bacteria.) — translated: MTASSHPAPLTDARAVERLVLVAGAGRLPELVAESLERSGRSFRVLAIRGFAERPMRERADATVDLLDISGALRILEAWGPACVIPVGGVSRPSPAAILNAAAALRNRDALKAISAGGDDRLLRGALVLLEDNGHRVVGIHDVAPDLLSPEGQLGRLAPDLAAQASIATGCGILAALATYDVGQAIVVAAQRALAVEGPEGTDRMLARARALGRRPFGMGAAQPGTVLVKLAKTGQDLRVDLPAIGPRTVKAAAAAGCAGIAIQAGYTLIIDRDATVAAADRAGLFLIGLRIEV
- a CDS encoding cold-shock protein, translated to MGRGRDFRGPQKRGFDEGGAEPRWPDQAPPSGGFGGGYGGGGGGFDRGPARAAAAPSGPERDATVKWFNKEKGFGFVELADGSGDAFLHIRAVEAAGHADLLPGTRLTVHTAQGQKGPQVTDVTSVDTSTAEAEPPRRAPAPRAGGFGGGDRFSGGGAGGYGGGGDRFGGGGAGGGGGRFASGPSVEMTGTVKWYDPAKGFGFVSVNDGGKDVFVHRSALSRAGLESLAEGQQVTLSVIDGQKGREAQSINADY